A stretch of the Lolium perenne isolate Kyuss_39 chromosome 3, Kyuss_2.0, whole genome shotgun sequence genome encodes the following:
- the LOC127340230 gene encoding cell number regulator 13 produces the protein MVRVDAGGLISMIIQAAETAHRNKKKCKRLAHRVSMIADLLPHLQLQDPEVALPLSGLEDALREAHGLVLSCQGRSAAYRFIMAGRHAERFQDVQGRIDAYLIVFPMVSHIAITRRLDQMCHIQRQLSANGPPAIALLSTEAAPEVEDGPHISDVVTNLERALKLACS, from the coding sequence ATGGTCAGGGTGGATGCCGGCGGGCTCATCTCCATGATCATACAGGCAGCGGAGACTGCGCACAGGAACAAGAAGAAATGCAAGCGGCTCGCACACCGTGTCTCCATGATCGCCGACCTTCTGCCGCACCTGCAGCTGCAGGACCCAGAGGTGGCGCTGCCGCTGTCTGGGCTGGAGGACGCGCTCCGGGAGGCGCACGGGCTGGTGCTGTCCTGCCAGGGGAGAAGCGCGGCCTACCGGTTCATCATGGCCGGCAGGCATGCCGAGAGGTTCCAGGACGTCCAGGGCAGGATCGACGCCTACCTCATCGTCTTCCCCATGGTCAGCCACATCGCCATTACCCGCCGCCTCGATCAAATGTGCCACATCCAGCGACAGCTCTCAGCAAACGGCCCCCCTGCAATAGCACTACTATCAACAGAGGCCGCTCCGGAGGTGGAGGACGGGCCGCACATATCCGACGTCGTGACCAACCTGGAGAGGGCGCTCAAACTCGCTTGCAGCTAG